The Chitinophaga sp. Cy-1792 genome contains the following window.
CGCAATGGTTGTACAATATGACGAAAGTGAGTCCTTTGCTAAAGGATAAACCGCAATATCATATACCGAATCCGTTGGATACGGATATATATACACCTAAAGATAAACAGGCTTCCAGGGCTGCTTTGGGCCTGACAGAAAATATTCCGGCTATCAGCTTTGTGTCTGAAAGGCTCTTCAACAGCGAGTTTAAGGGAGGCAAGGAATTATTGCAGGTGTTATCATTGCTCGATGAACAGCTTACCAGCGACGTTTACCTGCTGATGATTGGCCGTGATACATTACCTGTAACCTATAAACATCTGAAACCCGTGTATACCGGCTATGTGCAAGGTATGGAACGAATGATGCAGTGCTATGGTGCCAGCGATATTTTCATTTATCCAACCAAGGCAGATACATTACCCAATGTACTGATCGAAGCCGGCAGCTGTGCCACTACCTGTGTTACCTTTGATGTGGGCGGATGCGCGGAGATCGTGAAAGACGGGCATACCGGCTATGTGGTAGCACCGGGCGACTATCAGCAATTTGCGCAGCGGGTGCTGGGGTTATTGCAAGACAATAACAGCAACCGGCAGTTTGGTGAAAATGCAAGAAATTATATCATTCAACATTTCGGGATGAAAACCGTAGCGGAACAGTATTACAAAGTATTTTCCGACGTACGGCGACATCCATAAAATATTAAATGCAGTGTCTGTAAGTAAATCAAATCCTGTAATCAGTATCATCACTGTCTGCTACAATGCGGAAAAGTTTATCGAAAAGACGATAGAAAGTGTGCTGGCGCAGTCTTATCCGCATATTGAACACATCATTGTGGATGGCGCTTCAAAGGATGGGACTATGAATATTGTGAACCGGTACCGTTCGCAGATTGCTACGGTGATCTCTGAGAAGGACAAAGGGCTGTATGATGCGATGAACAAGGGTTTGCGGGCTGCTACAGGAGACTATGTCTATTTTTTAAATGCAGACGATCTGCTGCATGATAAAGACGTATTGAAAAATACTTTTGCTACCTGCCCGGATGCCGATACCTATTATGGCGAAGCGATGTTTCTTTCTGAAGAAGGGGCTGCGCTGGGGTTACGTTCTGAGCAGACACCGCATAAAGTACCTGAAATCCTTACCTGGAAAAGCTTGCAGCATGGCATGGTGGTATCGCACCAGGCTTTTATTGTAAAGCGTTCTATCAGCCCGGAATATGACCTGAACTATAAAGTATGTGCGGACATTGACTGGATGATCAAGGTTTTACAACGGGCAACTGTTAACTGTAATACGCACCAGGTTATCGCCGGATTCAGGGTAGGCGGTACGAGTAAGCAGCATCAGCGCCTGGCCTGGAAAGAGCGTTATAAGATCCTGGACCATTATTATGGGAAAGTACCTAATTTCCTGCACCACCTGTACATTGCCGCCAGGTATGTATTTAAAAAGAAGTATTAGCCTTTCTTAAATATCTTCTCAGCGACCATCTTCCACATACCATTGATATCTTCTGATAACTTCAAACCAACAACCGCCGGCACATATAGGGCCACGAATACGGTTGTTCTGATAATGGTATCCGCATAGAGGTTCCACATGAACGGCAGTAGCCTGGTAATAAAGATGGCTGCCGCGCCGAGTCCCAGTGCAATCAATGTTTTATAACTCAGTGGTTGTATACCGAATTTAATATAGATAAAGAGAAAGCGTATCAGGTTGTTCAGTGTAACGCCAATAATGATGGCGTAAGCGGCGCCTATCATTCCGAAATTTTTCTGGAAGATGTAGGAGAGACCAATGGAGATAATGACGAAGGTGCTGGAACTGATGAAGTCGAAGCGCCAGAAATTGGAT
Protein-coding sequences here:
- a CDS encoding glycosyltransferase family 2 protein, with product MSVSKSNPVISIITVCYNAEKFIEKTIESVLAQSYPHIEHIIVDGASKDGTMNIVNRYRSQIATVISEKDKGLYDAMNKGLRAATGDYVYFLNADDLLHDKDVLKNTFATCPDADTYYGEAMFLSEEGAALGLRSEQTPHKVPEILTWKSLQHGMVVSHQAFIVKRSISPEYDLNYKVCADIDWMIKVLQRATVNCNTHQVIAGFRVGGTSKQHQRLAWKERYKILDHYYGKVPNFLHHLYIAARYVFKKKY
- a CDS encoding glycosyltransferase — translated: MKVLYINRYENSGGAAIAGQRIATALERYYHTDNHFIAGTHQTNAANVTVTRKGPVINFIERGWNVASNLMGMQYLWFPFSSAVIMDTVKQFKPDIISLHNIHGGYFDAALLPKLSAYAPIVWTLHDMWAITANAAHTFGDTSWQEGLPAEDEYKRSPSTGIDTGVYLINRKKRLYAASDLYIVSPAQWLYNMTKVSPLLKDKPQYHIPNPLDTDIYTPKDKQASRAALGLTENIPAISFVSERLFNSEFKGGKELLQVLSLLDEQLTSDVYLLMIGRDTLPVTYKHLKPVYTGYVQGMERMMQCYGASDIFIYPTKADTLPNVLIEAGSCATTCVTFDVGGCAEIVKDGHTGYVVAPGDYQQFAQRVLGLLQDNNSNRQFGENARNYIIQHFGMKTVAEQYYKVFSDVRRHP